A genomic segment from Acidobacteriota bacterium encodes:
- a CDS encoding class IV adenylate cyclase, protein MPRNVEVKARVADLPAVEARARALADQGPFDLTQDDTFFRSPAGRLKLRELAPDRGELIFYDRPDAPGPKLSSYLLCPTPTPADMRETLRAAFGEIGRVRKRRRLYLAGPTRIHLDDVEGLGTFLELEVVLTQGQTLAEGDAVARKLLEDLGVPESSLVAGAYLDLLRSARP, encoded by the coding sequence ATGCCTCGCAACGTCGAGGTGAAGGCGCGCGTCGCGGATCTTCCGGCCGTCGAGGCGCGCGCCCGGGCGCTCGCCGACCAGGGCCCCTTCGACCTCACGCAGGACGACACCTTCTTCCGCTCCCCAGCCGGCCGCCTCAAGCTCCGCGAGCTGGCCCCCGATCGAGGCGAGCTGATCTTCTACGATCGCCCCGACGCACCGGGGCCGAAGCTCTCGAGCTACCTCCTCTGCCCGACGCCGACCCCCGCCGACATGCGCGAGACGCTCCGCGCCGCCTTCGGCGAGATCGGCAGAGTCCGCAAGCGCCGCCGCCTCTACCTCGCGGGCCCAACGCGCATCCACCTCGACGACGTCGAAGGGTTGGGGACCTTCCTCGAGCTTGAGGTCGTCCTCACCCAAGGGCAGACCCTCGCCGAAGGGGACGCCGTCGCCAGGAAGCTCCTCGAGGACCTCGGGGTCCCCGAGTCGAGCCTCGTCGCGGGGGCGTACCTCGACCTGCTGCGATCCGCGCGCCCCTGA